The following proteins come from a genomic window of Geminicoccaceae bacterium SCSIO 64248:
- a CDS encoding helix-turn-helix domain-containing protein, whose protein sequence is MTTSALPCPFTIGSVQCLLTLEGAWGGRGEHGHGGEICAEARLQAIARVIIGEDIETVAASIGVPVERVLRWQAAALDAVSTADDQTEVRSDHHHDPIDASLREMSRPPSRFTRYDDSSVSEPIRIEDDGRVVDVVPLRHRIDLAERPEDADDAARLTSSITIRPAYSVSDFCASFGLGRSKVYEEIAAGRLHSFKIGRRTLIAGDEGLRWLKTYRDAKHCLKKGS, encoded by the coding sequence GTGACCACGTCGGCCCTGCCGTGTCCGTTCACGATCGGGTCGGTACAATGCCTTCTGACGCTTGAGGGGGCCTGGGGTGGCCGAGGGGAACATGGGCATGGCGGCGAGATTTGCGCGGAGGCGCGGCTCCAAGCAATTGCACGAGTCATCATTGGCGAAGACATCGAAACCGTCGCGGCATCGATCGGCGTGCCGGTTGAGCGTGTTTTGCGTTGGCAGGCGGCCGCGCTGGATGCGGTGTCAACGGCCGACGACCAAACCGAGGTAAGGTCCGACCATCATCATGATCCGATCGATGCGTCGCTTCGTGAGATGTCCCGACCGCCTTCGCGCTTCACCCGGTATGACGACAGCAGCGTCTCGGAACCGATCCGGATCGAGGATGACGGACGCGTCGTGGACGTCGTCCCGCTTCGTCATCGCATTGACCTCGCTGAACGTCCCGAAGATGCCGATGACGCAGCCCGGCTTACTTCCTCGATCACGATACGACCCGCCTATTCGGTCAGCGATTTCTGCGCTTCGTTCGGTCTTGGCCGCTCGAAGGTCTACGAGGAAATTGCTGCCGGGCGCCTGCATTCATTCAAGATTGGGCGCCGCACGCTAATCGCCGGCGACGAAGGCCTGCGCTGGCTAAAAACCTACCGGGACGCGAAACACTGCCTCAAAAAGGGGTCTTGA
- a CDS encoding VOC family protein has product MPRLTGPDFIGIQAEDLQAAKAFYGDRLGLPVLQVTPEAIVFDSKPAPFAVRKPLVDLEAAHGRLGWGVALWFGCDDADALHEDLKAAGIVIAFPPKDGPFGRYFAFRDPFGYTITVHTV; this is encoded by the coding sequence ATGCCCCGACTGACCGGTCCCGACTTCATCGGCATCCAAGCCGAAGACCTTCAGGCGGCCAAAGCCTTCTACGGCGACAGGCTGGGCCTGCCTGTGCTGCAGGTGACCCCTGAAGCAATAGTCTTCGACAGCAAGCCTGCTCCCTTCGCGGTCCGAAAGCCGCTCGTGGATCTGGAAGCGGCTCACGGAAGGCTGGGATGGGGCGTCGCGCTGTGGTTCGGCTGCGATGACGCCGATGCGCTGCATGAGGATTTGAAGGCGGCGGGAATAGTCATCGCCTTTCCACCGAAGGACGGTCCATTCGGGCGGTACTTCGCCTTTCGCGATCCGTTTGGCTACACGATCACCGTTCATACCGTCTGA
- a CDS encoding DUF3987 domain-containing protein, with the protein MSAPERHNWDDLGSDPLDAFLQHPPDRDHREHPSEASSGWDAPDTTLVSFQRKPAPLFPIEVTGPWGDWIAVRAECAGAPADYLVWAMLAAIGAAIANVRWVTPWNGWKEPPVLNVGLVGLPSSGKSPALDVVTSVLRDAEARLGAGHESERQEWEERAEAARAAAKEWKKDLAKAVRDGEQPPRRPDTLNVGDEPRRLRMFTTDATMEAAAALMQANERGLLLARDELAGWIGSLDKYGGNGAERPFWIEAFGGRAKVVDRVKYEGKELYIPRLSIGIIGGIQPDRLSTLLLTGDDDGLASRFIFVWPEPAPLVRPTRFRNDGPLTEALYRLRQLHRIDSPDGGEARPVLMPLSASAVDVLQDFRERNRALEASTAGLFLSHVGKWPGIVLRVALLLEHLWWAWDRQASRQPNEVSEQAAVAAIRVIEEYIHPMALRIYGEASLPKVERDAVTVARWIRERLRRDGHLVSFTTRDMQRARLPGLATASDVRAALEELQEASWIRRAPSLSGLGHRPKEVWLVSPLLSDALEIRIEPT; encoded by the coding sequence ATGAGTGCACCCGAACGCCACAACTGGGATGATCTCGGCTCGGATCCGCTGGACGCCTTCCTTCAGCATCCTCCAGACCGTGATCACCGGGAGCATCCGAGCGAGGCGTCCAGCGGCTGGGACGCACCGGACACGACGCTGGTCAGTTTCCAGCGCAAGCCGGCACCGCTCTTCCCTATCGAAGTCACAGGTCCGTGGGGCGATTGGATTGCCGTGCGAGCGGAATGCGCCGGCGCGCCCGCCGATTATCTCGTCTGGGCAATGCTGGCAGCAATAGGTGCAGCAATTGCCAACGTGCGCTGGGTGACGCCCTGGAACGGCTGGAAAGAGCCGCCGGTCCTCAACGTCGGTCTGGTCGGCCTGCCATCAAGCGGCAAGAGTCCTGCACTCGATGTGGTTACGTCGGTTCTGCGCGATGCCGAAGCGCGTCTTGGCGCCGGCCACGAGAGTGAGCGGCAGGAATGGGAAGAAAGAGCCGAGGCTGCGCGTGCCGCTGCCAAAGAATGGAAAAAAGACCTCGCTAAAGCGGTGAGGGACGGCGAACAGCCGCCGCGCCGCCCTGATACGCTCAATGTCGGCGATGAACCGCGACGTCTACGCATGTTCACAACGGACGCGACGATGGAAGCCGCGGCAGCTCTGATGCAGGCGAACGAGCGCGGCCTTCTCCTCGCACGTGACGAACTCGCGGGATGGATCGGCAGCCTGGACAAATATGGCGGCAACGGAGCTGAGCGGCCGTTCTGGATCGAGGCGTTCGGCGGCCGGGCAAAGGTTGTCGATCGCGTCAAATACGAGGGCAAGGAGCTTTATATTCCGCGCCTAAGCATCGGCATCATCGGCGGGATCCAACCGGACCGCTTGTCGACGCTGCTCCTGACCGGTGACGATGACGGCCTGGCGTCTCGCTTCATCTTCGTCTGGCCCGAGCCGGCACCCCTTGTACGCCCAACCCGTTTCCGAAACGATGGGCCATTGACCGAGGCACTGTATCGCCTGCGCCAGCTGCATCGAATTGACAGCCCGGATGGTGGAGAAGCACGACCCGTTCTCATGCCGCTCAGCGCTTCCGCTGTCGACGTCCTGCAGGACTTCCGGGAGCGCAACCGTGCGCTCGAGGCATCGACCGCTGGCCTCTTCCTGTCGCATGTCGGCAAATGGCCGGGCATCGTCCTTCGTGTGGCGCTCTTGCTCGAGCATCTCTGGTGGGCTTGGGATCGGCAAGCTTCGCGCCAGCCCAACGAGGTCAGCGAGCAAGCCGCGGTGGCCGCGATCCGCGTGATCGAAGAATACATCCATCCGATGGCGCTTCGCATTTACGGCGAAGCCTCGTTGCCCAAAGTCGAGCGCGATGCCGTGACGGTAGCGCGGTGGATCCGCGAACGCCTAAGACGAGACGGCCATCTGGTGAGCTTTACGACCCGCGACATGCAACGCGCGAGGTTGCCAGGCCTTGCAACGGCCAGCGATGTGCGTGCCGCGCTCGAAGAACTGCAAGAGGCGTCCTGGATCCGTCGTGCGCCATCGCTATCAGGCCTCGGACACCGTCCGAAGGAGGTATGGCTCGTCTCGCCACTATTGTCCGATGCGCTCGAAATCCGCATAGAACCCACATGA
- a CDS encoding RNA polymerase sigma factor, with product MTAAETRQAIEAIFRIERARLIAGLVRVVRTVDRAEDLAQDALIIALAEWPRTGVPANPGAWLMTAAKRRAIDAIRRDRMRERKHAAIARDRDGAFGGTPEETDAAMDDDLGDELLGLIFTACHPVLSADARAALTLRVVGGLTTGEIARAFLSTEATIAQRIVRAKTTIAKAGLGFEVPRGAERAARLASVLEVVYLVFNEGYAATAGDDLVRPDLCREAQRLGRMLAGLMPGDAEVFGLLALMEIQASRLPARTGPDGALIPLTEQNRARWDQMLIHRGFDALARAEALGGDGPYALQAALAACHARACRPADTDWPRIAALYDRLRAVMPSPVVDLNRAIAYSMAFGPEAGLRLLDAMADSAALRNYAPLPAARGDFLFRAGRLAEARSAFEAAARLTRNLRERAFLNARADACD from the coding sequence ATGACGGCAGCCGAGACGCGCCAGGCGATCGAGGCGATCTTCCGCATCGAGCGGGCCAGGCTCATCGCGGGCCTGGTCCGTGTCGTGCGCACCGTCGACCGTGCCGAGGACCTGGCGCAGGACGCCCTGATCATCGCCCTGGCCGAATGGCCGAGGACCGGCGTCCCGGCCAACCCCGGCGCCTGGCTGATGACGGCCGCCAAACGCCGCGCCATCGACGCGATCCGTCGCGACCGGATGCGCGAGCGCAAGCACGCGGCGATCGCGCGGGACCGGGACGGCGCGTTCGGCGGCACGCCGGAGGAAACCGACGCGGCCATGGACGACGACCTTGGCGACGAACTGCTGGGCCTCATCTTCACGGCCTGCCACCCCGTCCTCTCGGCCGACGCCCGCGCGGCGCTGACGCTGCGCGTCGTCGGCGGCCTGACGACGGGCGAGATCGCCCGGGCCTTCCTGTCGACCGAGGCGACGATCGCCCAGCGCATCGTCCGCGCGAAGACGACGATCGCAAAGGCCGGCCTCGGCTTCGAGGTGCCGCGCGGCGCCGAACGTGCGGCGCGGCTCGCCTCGGTGCTGGAGGTCGTCTACCTCGTCTTCAACGAAGGCTATGCCGCCACGGCGGGCGACGATCTTGTCCGGCCGGACCTGTGCCGGGAGGCGCAGCGGCTGGGCCGCATGCTGGCGGGGCTGATGCCCGGGGACGCCGAAGTGTTCGGCCTGCTGGCCCTGATGGAGATCCAGGCCTCGCGCCTGCCGGCGCGCACCGGGCCGGACGGCGCGCTCATCCCGCTGACCGAGCAGAACCGCGCACGCTGGGACCAGATGCTGATCCATCGCGGCTTCGACGCGCTGGCCCGAGCCGAGGCGCTCGGCGGCGATGGCCCCTATGCGCTGCAAGCCGCGCTTGCCGCCTGCCACGCGCGTGCGTGCCGTCCGGCGGACACCGATTGGCCGCGCATCGCGGCGCTCTACGACCGGTTGCGCGCCGTGATGCCCTCGCCGGTGGTCGATCTCAATCGGGCGATCGCCTACAGCATGGCGTTCGGGCCTGAAGCGGGTCTGCGGCTGCTGGACGCGATGGCCGATTCCGCCGCCTTGCGCAACTACGCGCCGCTGCCCGCGGCGCGGGGCGACTTCCTGTTCCGGGCCGGCCGACTGGCCGAGGCCCGCTCCGCATTCGAGGCGGCGGCCAGGCTGACCCGCAACCTGCGGGAAAGGGCCTTCCTCAACGCCCGCGCGGACGCCTGCGACTGA
- a CDS encoding DEAD/DEAH box helicase family protein, whose translation MKLKFKVQPYQTEAVNAVVECFAGQPLVSGTYRIDPGRKAQVSTFEEGFKNADLALTDLQVLANIKDVQRRQNLPISDKLVSSAGCRFNLDIEMETGTGKTYCYVKTMFEMNKRYGWSKFIIMAPSIAIREGVYKSLQITADHFTESYGKKARLFIYNSKRLHELESFSSDAGINVMVINIQAFNASGKDNRRIYEELDDFQSRKPIDVIASNRPILVLDEPQKMEGAATMEALPKFKPLMILRYSATHKTQHNRVHRLDALDAYNQKLVKKIAVRGIQTRGLAGTNTYLYLEGIEISKKAPVARLEIEVKLASGEIKRQLKRLEFRDDLFAESGELDQYRDRFTISQIDARNDTVEFTNGLVLRAGRATRDLTERDIRRIQIRETIKAHLDKEKQLFAQGIKVLSLFFIDEVVKYRDYAQPDENGEYARVFEEEYELLKAEYLAELAIDNDAYQKHLAGIDAAKTHNGYFSIDKKTKRLKDPAVGARSVDSDDVDAYDLILKDKERLLSFAEPTRFIFSHSALREGWDNPNVFVMCMLKHSDNTVSRRQEVGRGLRLSVDQHGDRMDNRAVVHDINVLTVVASESYKNFVAGLQKEIADTLTSRPRKATEAYFTGKTITTDAGPVEITPAMAKQIYRYLVKNDYSDDTDQITGAYHQAKEAGTLAALPDELNAHADQIFQIIDSVFSDAQLPKVEDGRKPKTNPLNENFEKKEFQELWRRINQKAVYRVEFDSEELVRKCVSALDSQLRVTPLQYTVQAGIQGDGLTDEQLKAGDGFALTGSTTERGGSVHSLVKYDLLGKIAENTELTRKTAAEILTGIQVSVFGQFKENPEHFIAEASRIIAEQKATMVIERLAYDGLAEHYDVDIFTANQTGQDFSKASAKLKRHVYDYVVTDSDIERKFVDGLDTASEVVVYAKLPRGFLIPTPVGDYNPDWAISFKEGSVKHIYFVAETKGTMSSMKLREIEKTKIACARKFFDEIGRRVSDDRIKYDVVTSYEKLMDIVSRAAARIAPA comes from the coding sequence CGCCGATCTTGCTCTGACCGACCTTCAGGTGCTGGCCAACATCAAGGACGTTCAGCGGCGGCAGAACCTGCCGATCTCGGACAAGCTGGTCTCCAGCGCCGGATGCAGGTTTAACCTCGACATCGAGATGGAGACGGGCACCGGCAAGACCTATTGCTACGTCAAGACTATGTTCGAGATGAACAAGCGTTACGGTTGGTCGAAGTTCATCATCATGGCGCCCAGCATCGCCATCCGCGAAGGCGTCTACAAATCGCTTCAGATCACCGCCGACCACTTCACCGAGAGCTACGGCAAGAAGGCGCGCTTGTTCATCTACAATTCCAAGCGCCTGCACGAGCTCGAGAGCTTCTCGTCGGACGCCGGCATCAACGTTATGGTCATCAACATCCAGGCGTTTAATGCAAGCGGTAAGGACAACCGTCGCATCTATGAGGAGCTGGACGACTTCCAGTCGCGCAAGCCCATCGACGTGATCGCCAGCAACCGGCCGATCCTGGTCCTCGACGAGCCGCAGAAGATGGAAGGCGCGGCCACGATGGAGGCGCTGCCCAAGTTCAAGCCGCTCATGATCCTGCGCTACTCGGCGACCCACAAGACGCAACACAACCGTGTTCACCGGCTCGATGCGCTCGACGCCTACAACCAAAAGCTGGTGAAGAAGATCGCGGTGCGGGGCATCCAGACGCGCGGGCTCGCCGGCACGAACACCTATCTCTACCTCGAGGGCATCGAAATTTCGAAGAAGGCGCCGGTGGCGAGGCTCGAGATCGAGGTGAAGCTTGCGAGCGGTGAGATCAAGCGCCAGCTCAAGCGGCTGGAGTTCCGTGACGACCTGTTCGCCGAGTCCGGCGAGTTGGATCAATATCGGGATAGATTCACGATCTCCCAAATCGACGCCCGCAACGACACGGTCGAGTTCACCAATGGCCTGGTGCTCCGGGCCGGTAGAGCAACTCGCGACCTGACCGAGCGCGACATCCGGCGCATCCAGATCCGCGAGACGATCAAGGCGCATCTCGACAAGGAGAAGCAGCTCTTCGCTCAAGGCATCAAGGTCTTGTCGCTGTTCTTCATCGACGAGGTGGTGAAGTACCGCGACTACGCCCAGCCTGATGAGAACGGCGAGTATGCCCGCGTGTTCGAGGAGGAGTATGAACTTCTCAAGGCGGAGTATCTGGCGGAGCTTGCGATCGATAATGACGCCTACCAGAAGCACCTGGCGGGTATCGATGCGGCCAAGACGCACAACGGTTATTTCTCGATCGACAAGAAGACGAAGCGGCTGAAGGACCCCGCCGTAGGCGCCCGGTCGGTCGATTCAGACGACGTTGACGCCTACGACCTAATCCTGAAGGACAAGGAACGGCTGCTGTCCTTCGCGGAGCCCACGCGGTTCATCTTCTCGCATTCCGCGCTACGCGAAGGGTGGGACAATCCCAACGTCTTCGTCATGTGCATGCTCAAGCACAGCGACAACACCGTTTCAAGGCGCCAGGAAGTGGGCCGCGGACTACGCCTGTCGGTGGACCAACACGGCGACCGGATGGATAATCGCGCAGTCGTCCATGACATAAACGTCCTCACGGTCGTCGCCAGTGAGAGCTACAAGAACTTCGTGGCCGGTCTCCAGAAGGAGATTGCCGACACGCTGACGTCGCGCCCGCGCAAAGCGACGGAAGCATACTTCACGGGCAAGACCATCACGACGGATGCCGGCCCGGTCGAGATTACGCCGGCCATGGCGAAGCAGATCTATCGCTACCTCGTGAAGAACGACTATTCCGATGACACGGACCAGATCACCGGCGCCTACCACCAGGCGAAGGAAGCCGGAACCTTGGCGGCTTTGCCGGATGAGCTGAACGCGCACGCCGATCAGATCTTCCAGATCATCGACAGCGTCTTCAGCGACGCGCAGCTGCCCAAGGTCGAGGACGGCCGCAAGCCGAAGACCAATCCGCTCAACGAGAATTTCGAGAAGAAGGAATTCCAGGAGCTCTGGCGGCGCATCAACCAGAAAGCCGTCTATCGCGTCGAGTTCGACTCCGAGGAATTGGTCCGCAAATGCGTAAGCGCCCTCGATAGCCAGCTTCGTGTGACGCCGCTCCAGTATACCGTTCAGGCAGGGATTCAGGGCGATGGGCTGACTGACGAGCAGCTCAAGGCAGGTGATGGTTTTGCCCTGACAGGGTCTACGACCGAGCGCGGCGGATCGGTCCATTCGCTCGTGAAGTACGACCTCCTCGGGAAGATCGCCGAAAACACGGAACTCACACGCAAGACCGCAGCCGAGATCCTGACTGGCATTCAGGTCAGTGTGTTCGGGCAGTTCAAAGAGAACCCGGAGCACTTCATCGCCGAGGCATCGCGGATCATAGCCGAGCAGAAAGCCACGATGGTAATCGAGCGGCTGGCCTATGATGGGCTCGCCGAGCATTACGACGTTGATATCTTCACTGCGAACCAGACCGGCCAGGACTTTTCCAAGGCTTCGGCAAAGCTCAAGCGGCATGTCTACGACTATGTGGTGACCGACTCCGATATCGAGCGCAAGTTCGTCGACGGGCTCGATACCGCCAGCGAGGTGGTAGTTTACGCCAAGCTGCCGCGCGGCTTCCTGATCCCGACACCCGTTGGCGACTACAACCCAGATTGGGCGATTTCCTTCAAGGAAGGAAGCGTCAAGCACATCTACTTTGTCGCCGAGACCAAGGGCACCATGTCCTCAATGAAGCTCCGGGAGATCGAGAAAACAAAGATCGCTTGTGCCCGGAAATTCTTCGACGAGATCGGGCGGCGCGTGTCCGATGATCGGATCAAGTATGACGTGGTCACCAGCTACGAGAAGCTAATGGATATTGTAAGTCGCGCGGCTGCCCGGATTGCGCCCGCCTAG
- a CDS encoding toprim domain-containing protein, giving the protein MHRTFLTPDGQKAPVDPQRMMLGPCRGGAVRLAPADDEVMVGEGIETCLSVMQVMGRPAWAALSAPGLAALDLPEGIRRVTILADGDEAGEAAAQAAAGRWSREGRSVHIARPPRGRDFNDLLMAGKLRAVGRPS; this is encoded by the coding sequence GTGCATCGCACCTTCCTCACGCCCGATGGCCAGAAAGCGCCGGTCGACCCGCAGCGCATGATGCTCGGTCCCTGCCGTGGAGGAGCGGTACGCCTGGCACCAGCAGATGATGAAGTCATGGTCGGCGAAGGCATCGAGACCTGCCTGTCAGTCATGCAAGTGATGGGCAGGCCGGCCTGGGCCGCACTTTCCGCTCCAGGGTTGGCAGCACTCGACCTGCCCGAAGGCATCCGCCGCGTGACCATCCTGGCCGATGGCGACGAAGCTGGCGAGGCAGCAGCGCAGGCGGCCGCCGGGCGATGGAGTCGGGAGGGGCGATCCGTCCACATCGCGAGGCCGCCGAGGGGTCGAGATTTCAACGACCTGCTCATGGCGGGGAAGCTGCGCGCGGTAGGACGGCCGTCATGA
- a CDS encoding MarR family transcriptional regulator, translating to MTKDMTPLLGYRLKLAQHALHRRMEEALKPLGLNPAQYAVLAELNARPDQTNAKLAERAFITPQSMQGVLAKLEESGLVERRQDVHHGRRQLARLTPKGHAMAEAANAEVMRVEKVLEAAVHPDAVNDAVDLMDRLHSAMSK from the coding sequence ATGACCAAGGACATGACGCCGCTGCTGGGATACCGGCTGAAGCTGGCGCAGCATGCTTTGCACCGCCGCATGGAGGAGGCGCTGAAGCCCCTCGGCCTCAATCCTGCCCAATACGCGGTGCTGGCCGAACTGAACGCGAGGCCGGACCAGACCAACGCGAAGCTGGCCGAGCGGGCCTTCATCACCCCCCAATCGATGCAGGGCGTTCTGGCGAAACTGGAAGAATCAGGGCTGGTCGAGCGTCGACAGGATGTTCATCACGGTCGTCGCCAGCTGGCGCGGCTGACGCCCAAGGGACATGCGATGGCCGAGGCCGCCAATGCCGAGGTGATGCGGGTCGAAAAGGTGCTGGAGGCCGCGGTGCATCCGGACGCCGTGAATGATGCCGTCGATCTGATGGACCGGCTCCACAGCGCCATGTCCAAATAG
- a CDS encoding site-specific integrase: MAELESRQGVVARALAFVLLTAARSGEVRGMRWREIDRGAAVWTVPSERMKAGKEHRVPLSPKALALLGEAGEPDALVFPSPTKPDAMLSDMTLTAVLGRFGRDDITVHGLRSTFRDWAGETTAHPREVIEAALDHRLKDKAEAAYARGDLFGKRRQLMNDWADFASSTLSV, translated from the coding sequence ATGGCCGAACTTGAAAGCAGGCAGGGCGTCGTGGCGCGGGCGTTGGCCTTCGTTCTTCTGACCGCCGCTCGCTCCGGCGAAGTGCGTGGCATGCGCTGGCGCGAGATCGATCGCGGCGCTGCCGTGTGGACGGTCCCATCCGAGCGCATGAAAGCGGGCAAGGAGCATCGTGTGCCGCTATCGCCGAAAGCACTGGCCTTGCTGGGCGAGGCTGGCGAACCTGATGCGCTCGTCTTTCCAAGTCCGACCAAACCGGACGCCATGCTCAGCGACATGACGCTGACCGCCGTGCTCGGACGGTTTGGCCGTGACGACATCACCGTGCATGGGCTGCGTTCGACCTTTCGTGACTGGGCAGGAGAGACGACCGCCCATCCCCGAGAGGTGATCGAGGCCGCCCTAGATCATCGCCTCAAGGACAAGGCCGAGGCCGCCTATGCCCGCGGCGATCTGTTCGGCAAACGACGCCAACTCATGAACGATTGGGCGGATTTCGCCAGCTCCACGCTGTCCGTCTAG